Part of the Candidatus Protochlamydia phocaeensis genome, CGGAGAAGCATAAAAAACTTTTAATGCATACTTCAGTGCCTGTTCTTGTTTTTCGTTTTCCTGATAAAATTTTTTTAGCCAACGAAGAGATTGAAAATCCGATCTTTCCTTCAAGAAATCTAGGACCAATTGCTCAGCCATCTCCTTTTGTCCATGTGTCAGAAAAATATTAGCAATGGACAGCGTTTGAGACAGGTATTCCCGTTGCTTTGCCGCTCGCAGTGCCTCTTCTGGCATCTTTAAAGCCAATAAGCTATCTACCAATTTCTGCACCTGGCCTGTCTGACGATAATGGCTTAAATATACCTCGGGCTCCAATTTATCCCTTTGCAGATCAATCAAAAAATCCTCTAGACCGCTTTCCTCTCCTTCTCGGTCGGAAGATGGCTGATACGCAGCTTGAATGGCATGAATCCAAGAGATCACCCGTTCGCGCTCGGATGAATTGGCGCGCTCTAAAATCACGCGCTTAGCCTCTTCTGCCCCAATAGCATAGTCGCGATAGAGTTGTTCCTCAATCAACCTAAAAAGAACCTGAAGTCCTCTCAAGCGCATAGGATGGGATTCCGGCAATTCCTTCAAAGCCTTCTCTAAGCTTTGCACGCTTCCCTTAACTTCTTTAGCTAGGCTTCCCCATGGATCGCCATGCTCATCGAGGTAATTTAAAATGTGCTGGATAAGAACTTGATTAACCCGCACGCCTTCTTCTATCGCTCCCTCCTCCACTAGCTGATCTGCATCTGAGCGAATTTTTTCCAGCGCAAACGCTATCTCGATCAAGCCCCCTTCATCTGAATGATACCAGGGAAACTCCGAAACGCGGAAAGCTTCTTCAATCCGCCGAAAGTACTTTGCTAAGCGAGGAGAGCGGCTGCTCTTCAAATTTTGGTGAAAGGCTTGAATGATCTCGGGAGATCCTTCGACTTTGTCTTCTAATAAGTCGATAAGCTCCAATAAAGCCGAAGCGTCATACTCTTCTAAATCGGCTTTTAATCCCTTCCATTGAGGAAAAAGCTCTGGCATTTCCAGCCAAGACAATAAGAGGGCGGCCACATGCTTGCATTTGCCTGTGCCTCCTATCGGACAGGAGCAATAGCTTTGCTGAATGCCCTGCGCATCCATAATTACTTCAACTCGATAAGGATCAAACTCATGTCCCTGGCAAAAAGCAGATAAAATCTGATTTTTTAACTTCCCCTGGCTGATCGCTTTGTTCGTCGCATAGCTCTCGCCTCTTTGAAAACTGGAAAAGCCCACATAATTTTGAATAAATTCGCGATTGAGAATAAATTTTTTAGCCAATGAATTCCTCATTAATACCTGGCCTTTGAGAGACAATCTCTAAAATTAATTAATGGGAGAAAAGACAAGCGAATGAAATGCAAATCAAAAAAAGCATTAGAATAGAATTACAATAAATCCCTTTATATCTCTATTATAACACATTTTAAATTATAGTTTAATTGTTTACTCAAACACTTTAATAAAATAAATCAATTATCATTAAGATATTAAATAGTTTTTTTGATTACTATTAGTTATTATTAAATATGATATAATAAGATTAGAGGATAGGCTAATTTTAAATCTTTAAGTTACAAAAACTTGAAAAAACGAAAGTTCTTAACAAATTGAATTTATTTTCTTTAATTATAGTTTTTATAATATCAAGCACTTTGTTTAATTAAAAGATTTTGATTCTAAGTCACCAATAAAATAGGCTTTTTTCTCTCAAAAAAAATAAGAATTCTAATTCTAGCACCTGTGCTTGATTAAGGTTCTTCGGAGAGGATATGACAGACAATAAAAAAAACTCGAAAAATTTTAATTTAAAGAACTTAATTTTAAATATAATTAGTTGTGGATTTTATAATTATCTTCATGGCAATCAATTACGTTCTGGTTTAGAAAATGCTGTGCGAGAATCAGATTTGGATCAGGTAATTTTTTTTCTAGAAGAAGGAGCTGAGGCAAATGACTTACCGATACTAAAAACAGCCATATTTAAGAATAATAAATTAATTATTGAATTACTATTAAGTCATGGGGGAAAGGCTGATATTAGTCCTCCACTTATGGATAAATATGACGGAAAATATCACACTTTTTCTGAGACACATAAAACTTATCCATTATTAGAAATTGCGATTGAAAATGAAGACATTTTAACTATAAGTTTACTGCTAAAATATGGTTTAAAAGCTTGCGAAGGTTTATTTCAAGCCCTTAAAACTAGAAATATCAAAGTTATTAGCTTGTTAATTGATAAAACTACTAACGAAAAAAAAATTATACATATATTCAAAAGATTCTTTTTTGAGTCAAATACGAAATTTAACTTCTTTTATGATAAATTAAACATTGAAGAACACTTAATCTGGGATAAAATTCTTCTCTTGACTGCTATTTACATGAAAGATATAGATGGAATTAATTTGATATTGACAAATTATCAACCTGATAATGATGTTTTATTTGATTCTGTAAAAGATAGTAATTATAAGATGTTTTGTCTTTTGTTAAACTGTTTTTTAAGTGAAGATTGTGATGTTGATTTGAATTTAATTCGAGATGATCAACAAAAAACATTGTTACATGAAATAGCCATTAATGGAACTAAAGAGCAAGCTGTTTTTTTGTTAAATAAGAGCAATTTAAAAGTAATCGATATAAATGCTATAGATAAAGAAGGCCATACTCCACTTTATTATGCTTTAGCTAATCAAAATCAATCTGTTGCTCATTTTTTAGAAAGTATTGGTGCTAATTTGTGATACTGAATACTATTGGAAAATATTTTTAACACAATTTCAAAATTTATCTCATACGCGCGATCAAAAGTGCCTTCTAAATTCGGAATTGGGGAATAGCATTCAAGGTCTCAAGAAAACCTAAAATGACCTTTTTAAATGCATCAAACTCCTCATAATAAGTAAATAACCACTTCTTTTTCCATTTCCACAGACGTTCAATTGATGAAGATTTGAGCTATAAAAGGATGTATTAAAACCCATAATAGCCTATCTATATTTCTCCCTAAGATACTCTTGCTCCCTATGCCCTATATAGGGCGCAAGAGTACTTAGGGAAAAGAACTCGAATCTAAGGCCGAGAAGCAAATGTCTGTTTAAGGCGTTGAAGCTCCTCTTCAAAGGAAATAGGAACATCATCTATATCCAGATGTTGGAAATCTGTCCCTCTTTGCTTGGCCTCGCGAGCGCCGGCTGGATTGATCATTCCAAGCGATTTGACTCTTGTGACAGAGTAGCCATGCTGCTCAAGTTGTTCGAGTTTGTGACGATTATTGGATAGGCAAATGATATCGCGGCTAGACTGCAACCAATCAAGTACAATGGAAGTCAGCTGATAACCGGCTTTTTGATTTCCCAATCGCGCGTCAGCAAGCACGCCTAGAGATTCATATCCCTCTTTGATTGAGCAATCAAAGAGCTGTTCGGCTGTATTCTCTCCCAGCTGTCTAAGTAAAGCGCGATTATAAAGATCATAGACGAATTCCTGTTCTGTCAGCCCGCTCCCCATTCCGCTTTGAGAATCCAAATGCATTAAAATCAATCCAGGTCCTGATTGAGCTGGAAGATGCCTACCCTCTTGCAGGATAAATTGGGATTGCGTCCATTTCTCAAAGTCTTCTCCTCCTTTTAAATCTGGCAGTTGAACGGGATTTAGGTGAGCTGCCAGCTCACGTATGCTTGCCCATTGATAACAACAATTGCATCTTTGCGATCCAAATAGAAAAGAGGGAATGCAGGCGGATTCGGAGCGTAAAATGATTCGGCCTTCATAAATATTTCCCACCAGTCCAACATTGACCGTCTCTTGCCCCAAGCAGGGATGATAGACGCTGCAAGCCAGATGACGCGTAATATAAGGCTTGCCTGTTAGCGGAGAAGAGCAAAAAAGCGTGGCGCCTCTGTTAGCAACAATCAACGCTTGAGAGGAGGGATGAAAAGAGGCTTCAAAGATTTCTAGTAGATCGATCTTAGCCTGACTCTGTTTCAAGCAAGGTCCAAAGTAGGCCACAATCTCTTTCAAAATCTCTCGGTTAGCAATCGAACAGATCCCCCCTGTTTGATTTCCATAAAGAGATAATACGTTGGCATATATCCTTTGCTGCTGCTGTACTCTTTGAATAAAGCGGTTCATATTATCTTGAATGGACCAAGAATGTGAAGAAGAGAAGACTTCTTGCATATCACGTCTCAATTTAAAATTGATTTCTTATACAAAGAGAAAGCCATGTTTTCGCAAGAGAATTTCCTTGTCAATAAAAACTCTAAGAGGGTTTTTAAACCGCTAATAACTAAAGTCGCGTTTTTAATCCTATCTCCTTCTAGAGGTTTTAACACCCTACGTGCATTTAAAAATGGAATAAAAAAAACTCAAAATATAATTTAAATTTAATTAATCAGCCTAATGAGGTCTTTCCATCTATGAAAGATTTAGATCAACTTAACGAGCAAGAAATCCTAGCTTTGGCCATTTCCCTAGAAGAAGAAGACGAGCATTTCTATTCAGACTTAAGTGCAGCTATCCGGCCAGATTTTTCTGCTTCAGCGACTATGTTTGATGAAATGGGAAAGGAAGAATCCAACCATCGCCACAGATTAATTGATTTATACCGTAAAAAGTTCGGCGAGCACATTCCCTTTATTCGCCGCCAAGACGTAAGAGGCTTTATCCAACGTAAATCTATCTGGCTATATCAACCCATTAACTTGGAAAAAATTCGCAAACAAATTGGCGCGATGGAAGCAGAAACAATGCAATTTTATAAGAAAGCTGCAGACCGCATGCAAGATGCAAGTATTCGTCAACTACTAGATGATTTAGCGCAGGCGGAACGCGGACATATCCAACTCGCCGAAGATCTAGAACATAAAAATATTAACGATAATGTTAAGGCTCAAGAATTAGAATCTCAACGCAGGCTCTTTTTACTGCAAATTGTTCAACCCGGTCTGGCCGGTTTAATGGATGGATCTGTTTCCACATTAGCTCCCCTTTTCGCAGCCGCCTTCGCTACCCATAATAGTTGGACAACTTTTGTGGTTGGCTTGGCCGCCTCGGTAGGAGCAGGCATTAGCATGGGCTTTGCAGAAGCGCTTTCTGATGATGGCGCTCTGACTGGCAGAGGCCATCCTTTATTGCGTGGCAGCATTTGCGGATTGATGACTGCTTTAGGAGGGATCGGTCACACGCTTCCCTTTCTCATTCCCAATTTTATGGTCGCCCTCCTCATTTCGATCACAGTCGTTTTAATAGAGCTTTTGGCCATTTCATGGGTACGCCACCGCTATATGGATACTCCAACGCTCTACGCTCTCGTACAAGTTCTGCTAGGTGGCCTTTTAGTTTTTCTCTCCGGTATTATTATTGGCAGTTCCTAGGGCCTGTTGTCAATTAGGCAATAGCCCAGCTTTGAAGTTATTTTCTTAGATGGAAAAGAATTGAAATAGGATTTACTGCTAATGATACACCCTCAATTTGTCTTCTTCTTCCAAATAAAAACTCAATCTATTGATTATAAATCATTAATATTCTTGATTAAATTAGCTTATTTAATTAGGCTTGTAAGCCTCTTAATCTCTTAAGCAACTATGTTTAAAGGTATCACTCTCGTTTTAGGGGCTTGCTTGGTCTGGGGACTCATCTTTGTCATTCCCGGACTTTTAGAAGGATTCAGTCCCCTTGAAGTCGCACTAGGACGCTATTCATGCTTAGGCCTTATCTCCTTGTTTTTTATGCTTTCGCAAGGTCTTAAAAAATGGTTATCTTTTCCAGGAGCTATATGGAGCCAAGCGTTCATTTGTTCCCTAGTTGTCAACGTCCTATATTATATCTCTTTAGTCTTAGGCTTGCGCTATGCAAGCGCTCCTGTTACAGCCCTGATCTTAGGCTTAAGCCCCATTACGCTTGCTTTTTATGGAAATTGGAAACAAAAGGAATGCGCTTTTCGAGCCTTGATTTTTCCAACTTTCTTAATTGGATTAGGTCTTCTTTTGGTCAATTTGCAAGCCTTTCATGCCCATCCTTCCTCTTCTTTCAGCGACTACCTCTTTGGAATAAGCTGCTGCCTTTTTTCCCTAATCGCCTGGAATTGGTATATTGTCTCAAATGCTCAATTTCTTAAAGCCA contains:
- the mbfA gene encoding iron exporter MbfA, whose amino-acid sequence is MKDLDQLNEQEILALAISLEEEDEHFYSDLSAAIRPDFSASATMFDEMGKEESNHRHRLIDLYRKKFGEHIPFIRRQDVRGFIQRKSIWLYQPINLEKIRKQIGAMEAETMQFYKKAADRMQDASIRQLLDDLAQAERGHIQLAEDLEHKNINDNVKAQELESQRRLFLLQIVQPGLAGLMDGSVSTLAPLFAAAFATHNSWTTFVVGLAASVGAGISMGFAEALSDDGALTGRGHPLLRGSICGLMTALGGIGHTLPFLIPNFMVALLISITVVLIELLAISWVRHRYMDTPTLYALVQVLLGGLLVFLSGIIIGSS
- a CDS encoding SWIM zinc finger family protein — translated: MAKKFILNREFIQNYVGFSSFQRGESYATNKAISQGKLKNQILSAFCQGHEFDPYRVEVIMDAQGIQQSYCSCPIGGTGKCKHVAALLLSWLEMPELFPQWKGLKADLEEYDASALLELIDLLEDKVEGSPEIIQAFHQNLKSSRSPRLAKYFRRIEEAFRVSEFPWYHSDEGGLIEIAFALEKIRSDADQLVEEGAIEEGVRVNQVLIQHILNYLDEHGDPWGSLAKEVKGSVQSLEKALKELPESHPMRLRGLQVLFRLIEEQLYRDYAIGAEEAKRVILERANSSERERVISWIHAIQAAYQPSSDREGEESGLEDFLIDLQRDKLEPEVYLSHYRQTGQVQKLVDSLLALKMPEEALRAAKQREYLSQTLSIANIFLTHGQKEMAEQLVLDFLKERSDFQSLRWLKKFYQENEKQEQALKYALKVFYASPQFSYYQDVRDLAEPLEQWTRVRQEILEHLSDLHYSLLLLEIYLDEKDLVRAIDVFNQHLLRGQGLFKDIHYTLLALRLASEARHKHPLIALKIYQDAVQELVEERNRENYQKACDYLKLIRSIYKDLQQEEGWEIYFKTFMQAFRRLKALKDEIQRAGLLF
- a CDS encoding ankyrin repeat domain-containing protein produces the protein MTDNKKNSKNFNLKNLILNIISCGFYNYLHGNQLRSGLENAVRESDLDQVIFFLEEGAEANDLPILKTAIFKNNKLIIELLLSHGGKADISPPLMDKYDGKYHTFSETHKTYPLLEIAIENEDILTISLLLKYGLKACEGLFQALKTRNIKVISLLIDKTTNEKKIIHIFKRFFFESNTKFNFFYDKLNIEEHLIWDKILLLTAIYMKDIDGINLILTNYQPDNDVLFDSVKDSNYKMFCLLLNCFLSEDCDVDLNLIRDDQQKTLLHEIAINGTKEQAVFLLNKSNLKVIDINAIDKEGHTPLYYALANQNQSVAHFLESIGANL
- a CDS encoding DMT family transporter, encoding MFKGITLVLGACLVWGLIFVIPGLLEGFSPLEVALGRYSCLGLISLFFMLSQGLKKWLSFPGAIWSQAFICSLVVNVLYYISLVLGLRYASAPVTALILGLSPITLAFYGNWKQKECAFRALIFPTFLIGLGLLLVNLQAFHAHPSSSFSDYLFGISCCLFSLIAWNWYIVSNAQFLKANPSLSSSDWSTLIGVSTLGWVLLLGLFIFFMMPTEQMAKYAILDDNLKRFFLGSFILGLVCSWIGSYLWNRGSLFLPVSLAGQLTIFETIFGLIFVYFLEHRLPSALDLLGIFTLLTGVAISMHVFNRSHASIHSPTGSLSHSQ